The following DNA comes from Streptomyces sp. NBC_00273.
GAGGTCAGCCCCGGCCGGCCGTGGTAGCCGCGCGCCAGGCAGGAACCCGCCAGGTACAGCTCGCCCGCGGCGCCGGGGGGTGCCTCGCGCAACTCCTCGTCGAGGACGTAGGCGCGTACCCCCGCCAGCGGTTCGCCGAGCGGGATCAGCTCGTCGCCCGCGAAGCCGGCCAGTTCGGCCGGTCCCGGCTCGTAGGAGGTGGCGGTGATCGTGGACTCGGTGAGGCCGTAGCAGCTGATCACCGGGGGATGGCCGGCGGTCGTCCAGCGCGTCAGGTCCGCGGTGCGGCCCGCGTCGCTGCCGATCACCACGCGGCGCAGTGCGGACGGCAGCGGCCGCGGTGCGCGCTCCAGGTCCTTGGCCCACTGCGACCAGTACGGGGTGGGCAGGTTGACGACGCTGATCCGCTCCTCGTCGAGGAACGGCTCCAGTTCCGCGGGCGAGAGGACGTTGTCCTTGACGAAGACGGCCGTGCCGCCCGTGCACCAGGTGGGCAGGGCCTCCTCCAGGCTGACGTCGAAGGCGGGGGCCGCGAACTGCAGGACCGCGTCCTCGGCGGTCAGCCCGTAGCGTCCGGCCAGGGTGGCGACCTGTGCGGCGAGTCCGGCGTGGCCGACCGCCACGGGCTTGGGCTGCCCGGTGGAGCCGGAGGTGAAGAGGACGTAGGCGAGGGAGCCGGGGGCGACGTCGGCGGGCCGGGCCTGCGACACGGGGGCCGCGGTCGTGGTGGAGGCCCAGAACAGCTCGCGCCCGGTGCGGCGTTGCAGCATCGCGGCCGCGTACGTGTCCGGGGCGACGGCGTGCCGGGTGCCGGCGGCCTCCAGCAGGGTGCGCAGCCGCTCGTCGGGGGCGTCGAGGTCCACCAGGAGGGGGGCCGCGCCCGCGTACCAGATCCCCAGCAGCCCCACCGCCCAGTGGACGCCGCGGCGCACCCCCAGGAGCACGGTGTCCTCCGGCCCGGCGCCGGCGGCGCGCAGTTCCTCGGCCACCGCGCGGGCCCGCCGGTCGAACTGGCGGTACGTCAGCTCCCCTTCGGGTGCGCGGACCGCGGTGGCCTCGGGCGTGAGCCCGGCCCGGTGCGCGATGCGCAGGGGCACGGGGGTGGTCTCGGTGGGGCTCATGGTGGTGGTGTCTCCTGGGGGTGCGGGCGGGCTCATCGCGGGGGCGCGGGGCGTCCGGGGTGTTCGCGGCATTCGCGGCGCGTTCGGGCGCCTTCGCGCGCGTCCGGGCGCGTCCAGGCGGGTTCGTACGCCTGGACGCGCGGTCGCGCCCGGTCAGTGCTGGTCGCGGGAGCGGGGGCGCAGGGCGGGGCGGGCGGGCGCGGTGGCGGCTTCGGCCAGGCGGGCGGCGATGCCCGCCGGGGTGGGCGTCTCGAAGAGGTCGCGGATGCCCAGTCGTACGCCCAGCTCGGTGCCGATGCGACCGGCGAGGCGGGTGGCGAGGAGCGAGTGGCCGCCGTGGGCGAAGAAGTCGTCGTCCATGCCCGCCTCCTGGAGGCCGAGGACGGACGCGAAGATCTCGCAGACCGTCCTTTCGGCGGGCGTGACGGGCAGCCGGCCGGCCGGGCGGTGCACGGTGGCCGGGTCGGGGAGCGCCTTGCGGTCCAGCTTGCCGTTGACGGTGAGCGGGAACTGCGGCAGGTGCAGGAACAGCGACGGGACCATGTAGTTGGGCAGGTTCCGGCCCAGTTCGGTGCGGACCTCCTCGGCGGTGGGGGTGCCGGTGAAGTAGCAGATGAGCCGTTGCTGGCCCGCGTGGTCCCGGTCGACGGCGACGACGGCCTCGCCGACGCCCGGTACGGCGCGCAGCGCGGTCTCCACCTCGCCCAGTTCGATGCGGTTGCCGCGGACCTTGACCTGGTGGTCCTGGCGGCCGAGGAAGTCGAGCTGGCCGTCGGCCCGCATCCGGGCGAGGTCGCCGGTGCGGTACATGCGGCTGCCGGGCACGGCGGAGAACGGGTCGGGGACGTAGCGCTCGCTGGAGCGGCGCGGGTCGCGCAGGTATCCGGGGCCCACGCCGGTGCCGCCGATGAAGAGTTCGCCGGGGACGCCGGGCGGTACGGGGGCGAGCGCGGCGTCCAGCAGGTAGAGGGTGTTGTTGCGCAGCGGGCGGCCGACGGGCAGCCGGCCGTGCTCCAGCTGGGCGTGCACGTCGGGGCCGATGAAGGCGTGGGTGTTGTCGTCGGAGCACTCGGTGAGGCCGTAGGCGTTGACGATCGCGGCCTTCGGGTGGCGCGCGTACCAACGGGTGCACAGTTCGGGCGGCAGCACCTCGCCGTTGACGATGAACCAGCGCAGCTCGGGCAGGGCCGGCGGCAGCACGCCGGTGTCCCACAGGTCGACGGCGGCGCGGACGAAGGAGGGCACGGTCTCCAGGACGGTGGTCCCGCGGCGGGCGGCGTCGTCGAAGAGGGCGGCCGGGTCGCGGGCGGTGTCCCGGGTGACCAGGTGGACCTGTCCGCCGGTGATCAGCGGGGCGAGCATCTGCCACACGGAGATGTCGAAGGTGAGCGGGGCGTTCATCACCACGCGGTCGCCGTCGCCGAGGTCGAGGTCCTCGACCTTGGCCAGGAGGTGGTTGTTCATGCCCCGGCGGTGGACCATGGCGCCCTTGGGCTTGCCGGTGGAGCCGGAGGTGAAGCAGACGTAGGCGAGGGCGTCGGGTCCGCCGGCCGGCGCCGGCCGCTCGCCCGGGGCGGCGGCCGCCGCGTCGTCGATGACCAGGACGGGCAGGCCGCCGGGGACGGCTGCGGCGATCTCCTCGGCGCGGGCCCGCTGTTCGGGGGCGGCCAGCAGGCGGGCGATCCCGCCGCTCGCGAGGAGGTCGGCGGTACGGGTGACGGGGCCCTCGGGGTCGAGGGGGACGTAGGCCGCTCCGGAGCCCAGGATGCCGAGCATCGCGACGGGGACCCGGGTGGTGGGCTCGCTCAGCACGGCGACCAGGTCGCCGGGGCGCACGCCGTCGGCGAGGAGGGCCAGGGCGAGGGCGTCGGCGCGGGCGACGAGGGCCGCGTAGCTCAGCTCGCGGCCGGCCTCGTCGGTGGTGGCGACGGCGTCGGGGCGGCGCTCGGCCTGCTGCCGTACGCGTTCGACGGCCTCCGCGTACTGCTCGTCGCGCGCGGTGTCGTTCCATTCGACCAGGACGCGGTGGCGTTCGGCGGGCGAGAGCAGGTCCACGGTGCCCACCGGGCACGACGGGTCCTCGGCGACGGCTTCCAGGAGCCGGGCGAGCCGTTCCAGCAGGGCCTGGGCGGTGTCCCGTTCGAAGACGTCCGGCCGGTAGTCGATCTGCAGGCGCAGCCGGTCGCCGGGGATGGCGGTCAGCGAGAGCGGGTAGTGGGCGGCGTCGTACGGGTCCACTGCGGTGACGCGGAGCCCGCCGGCGCCGAGGGCGGCGAGGCCGGCCTCGTCGACCGGGTAGTTCTGGAAGGCGACGCAGGAGTCGAAGAGCTCCCCCGCTCCGGCGAGCCGCTGGATCTCGACCAGGCCCAGGTGGTGGTGGTCGATCAGCCGCGCCTGCTCGTCCTGGAGCCGTTCGAACAGCGCGACGAGGGACTCCGCGGGGTCGATCCGCACGCGGACCGGCACGGTGTTGATGCACAGGCCCACGATGTCGGCGACGCCGGGCAGTTCGGGGTCGCGGCCGCTGACGATGGCGCCGAAGACCACGTCCTCGGAGCGGATCTGCCGGCCGAGCAGGAGCGCCCACGCGCCCTGGAGCAGGGTTCCCGAGGTGATGCGGTGGCCGCGCGCGAGCGCGCCGAGCCGCTCGGTCAGGGACTCCGGGAGGTACGTCTCCACGCGGTCGGGCAGGACCGAGCCGGGCGGCGGGGACACGGGCGCGGTGCGGGTTCCGCCCGCCAAGCCGTCCAGGGCGCGGGTCCAGGCGTCCTGGGCGGCGGCCGTATCGCGGGTGTGGAGCCGGCCCAGGAAGGCGGAGTACGGGGTGACCGGGCCCAGGGGCGCGTCGTCGGCGTGGTGCAGGGCGAGGAGTTCGCGCACCAGGACCGGCCAGGACCAGCCGTCCATCAGGATGTGGTGGTAGGTCAGCAGCAGCCGGTGGGACAGCGGGCCGGTGCGGATGAGGGTGAAGCGCAGCAGCGGCGGCCGGGCGAGGTCGAAGCGGGTGGCCCGGTCCTCGGCGAGGAGGGTGTCGACGGCGGCGGCGCGCTCGACCGTGCCGAGCCCGGACAGGTCCATCTCCTGCCAGGGAGCCCGCACGCCGCGCTGGACGACCTGGGCGGGCTCGCCCGTGGCGCGGCGCAGGAATCCGGCGCGCAGGTTGGCGTGCCGTGCCAAGGCGGTGTCGGCGGCGGCGCGCAGCCGGTCCGCGTCGAGGGGGCCGTCGAGGTCGAGGAGCAGCTGGGCGACGTAGACGTCGCGTTCGTCCTCGTCGAAGAGGGCGTGGAAGAGGATGCCGTCCTGGAGCGGGGAGAGCGGCAGGACGTCCTCGACCAGGGAGCGCGCGGCGGGTGCGGCGGGTGCGGCGGCAGGGGCGGGGGTGGACGGCGGGTGGTTCACGGTGGTGTTCCTTCTGTGGTCAGGCGGTCTGGGTGCGGCGGGCCCGGCGGACGATCGGCGGGTCCTCGGCGCCGGCGCCGGCGGCCGCGGCGGCGGGCAGGGCGGCGGCCAGTTCGGCGACGGTGGGGCCGGTGAAGAACTGGCGGATGCCGACGGCGGCTCCGAACCGCGCCGTGACCTCGGCGAGCAGTTGGGTGGCGAGCAGGGAGTGCCCGCCGAGGTCGAAGAAGCTGTCGTGGACGCCGATCCGCGGCAGGCCGAGGACCTGTTCCCAGATCGCGCACAGGGCGCGCTCGTCGTCGGTGCGCGGTTCCTGGTGGGCCCCTGCGGTGCCGGCCGTGGCCGGGTCCGGCGCGGGCAGGGCGGTCAGGTCGGTCTTGCCGTTGGCCGTCACGGGGAAGGCGTCCAGCAGGGTGAGGGTGGCGGGCACCATGTAGTCGGGGAGCCGGGCGCGCAGGTGTTCGCGCAGTTCCTGCGGGTCGGGTGCGGGGGTTCCCTCGGCGGGGACCGCGTAGCCCGCGAGCGCGGGTCCGGCGGCCGTGTCCACGACGGTGACGGCGGCCTGGCCCACCGCCGGGTGGCAGGCCAGGGCGTGCTCGATCTCGCCGGGTTCGATGCGCAGTCCGCGGATCTTGACCTGCCGGTCGGCGCGGCCGAGGTACTCGACCTGGCCGTCGGTGTTCCAGCGGGCCAGGTCGCCGGTGCGGTACATGCGGGCGCCCGGGGGGCCGTACGGGCAGGCGACGAAGCGTTCGGCGGTCAGCGCCGCCCGGCCGAGGTAGCCCTGGGCGAGACCGGCGCCCGCGATGTAGAGCTCGCCGATGACGCCGGGTGCCACGAGGCCGAGCCGCCCGTCCAGGACGTGGAGCTGCGTACCGTCGAGCGGCCGGCCGATGGGGACCTGCCCGCCCGGGGCTTCCTGGCCCGGGCCGACGGCGAAGGTCGCGGCGAAGGTGGTGGTCTCGGTGGGGCCGTAGGCGTTGGTGACGGTGGTGTCGGGGCAGGCCTCGCGGACCCGGCGGACCATGGACGGCGAGGCGGCCTCGCCACCGGTCATCACCTCGTGCAGCGTGCCGAGTGCGGGCAGGCAGCGGTCGGCGAGGACGTTGAAGAGGGTGGCGGTGAGGAAGGTTCCGGTGACCTTCTCCTCGGTCATCAGCCGGGCCAGCGCGTCGACGTCGAGCTCGCCGGGCGGCGCGACGACGACCAGGCCGCCGTTCAGGAGCGGCACCCACATCTCGTAGGTGGAGGCGTCGAAGGCGTGCGGGGAGCGGAACAGGACCCGCTCGTGCGCGCCGCCGCGCCAGCGCCCGTCGGTGGCGAGGGCGACGACCTCGCGGTGGGCGACGGCCACGCCCTTGGGGGTGCCCGTGGAGCCGGAGGTGTACATCAGGTAGGCGAGCGCGTCGGGATGTCCGGGGGGCCCGGCCGGCGCGGCGTCCCCGGCCGCGTCGGCGGGGGCCGCGTCCGGGCGCAGCACGTGGCGCGGACCCGCCGGTACGGGCTCGCCGTCCGGGAGGTCGGTGACGAGGACGGCGGCTGCTGCCGCGGTGATCACGGCCTCGGTACGGGCGCGCGGGGCCCGCGCGTCCAGCGGCAGGTAGGCGGCGCCCGCCTTGAGGATGCCGAGGCAGGCGGCGACGAGGTCGGCCGAGCGGTCCATCAGTACGGCGACGGCCTCGCCCGGGCGGACGCCGAGGGTGCGCAGCCGCCCGGCGATCCGGTCGGCGCGGGCGCCCAGTTCGGCGTACGTGGTCTCCCGGCCGGCGCAGAGCACTGCGGCGCGGTCGGGGTGGGCGGCGGCCCGCTCCTCGAAGGCCCCGTGGACGGTGCGGGCGTCGGTGGCGACGCTCGCGCCCTGCCAGTGCTCCAGGAGGTCGGCGCGCTCCCCGGGCAGCAGGACGTCGAGTGCGGAGAGCGGGACCCCGGGTTCGCGGACGACGGCGCCGATGAGGTGGACGAGCCGGTCCAGCAGGCGCCGGGCCGTCGTCCCGTCGAACAGGTCGCTCGCGTACTCCAGGCCGAGGGCCAGGCCCCGGGGTTCTCCGGTGGCCGGGTCGTGGAGCTCTTCGACCTCCAGGGTGAGGTCGAACTTGGCGGTGTCGGTGCGTACCGCCTCGACCTGCGCGGCCAGCCCCGCGAAGGCGGGGACCTGCGGCTCGGTGCGCTGGGCGGAGACGG
Coding sequences within:
- a CDS encoding amino acid adenylation domain-containing protein translates to MSPTETTPVPLRIAHRAGLTPEATAVRAPEGELTYRQFDRRARAVAEELRAAGAGPEDTVLLGVRRGVHWAVGLLGIWYAGAAPLLVDLDAPDERLRTLLEAAGTRHAVAPDTYAAAMLQRRTGRELFWASTTTAAPVSQARPADVAPGSLAYVLFTSGSTGQPKPVAVGHAGLAAQVATLAGRYGLTAEDAVLQFAAPAFDVSLEEALPTWCTGGTAVFVKDNVLSPAELEPFLDEERISVVNLPTPYWSQWAKDLERAPRPLPSALRRVVIGSDAGRTADLTRWTTAGHPPVISCYGLTESTITATSYEPGPAELAGFAGDELIPLGEPLAGVRAYVLDEELREAPPGAAGELYLAGSCLARGYHGRPGLTSERFVADPFADAPGARMYRTGDRVTRAPGGPLVFLGRADDQVKIRGHRVELKEVEAAVAAHPDVVDVVARAVPAADGPQLAAWAAVAPGSPLTPDGLRRHLLAKVPGYLVPAVVTLMDGLPRTPGGKLDPRALPAPDPR
- a CDS encoding non-ribosomal peptide synthetase; its protein translation is MNHPPSTPAPAAAPAAPAARSLVEDVLPLSPLQDGILFHALFDEDERDVYVAQLLLDLDGPLDADRLRAAADTALARHANLRAGFLRRATGEPAQVVQRGVRAPWQEMDLSGLGTVERAAAVDTLLAEDRATRFDLARPPLLRFTLIRTGPLSHRLLLTYHHILMDGWSWPVLVRELLALHHADDAPLGPVTPYSAFLGRLHTRDTAAAQDAWTRALDGLAGGTRTAPVSPPPGSVLPDRVETYLPESLTERLGALARGHRITSGTLLQGAWALLLGRQIRSEDVVFGAIVSGRDPELPGVADIVGLCINTVPVRVRIDPAESLVALFERLQDEQARLIDHHHLGLVEIQRLAGAGELFDSCVAFQNYPVDEAGLAALGAGGLRVTAVDPYDAAHYPLSLTAIPGDRLRLQIDYRPDVFERDTAQALLERLARLLEAVAEDPSCPVGTVDLLSPAERHRVLVEWNDTARDEQYAEAVERVRQQAERRPDAVATTDEAGRELSYAALVARADALALALLADGVRPGDLVAVLSEPTTRVPVAMLGILGSGAAYVPLDPEGPVTRTADLLASGGIARLLAAPEQRARAEEIAAAVPGGLPVLVIDDAAAAAPGERPAPAGGPDALAYVCFTSGSTGKPKGAMVHRRGMNNHLLAKVEDLDLGDGDRVVMNAPLTFDISVWQMLAPLITGGQVHLVTRDTARDPAALFDDAARRGTTVLETVPSFVRAAVDLWDTGVLPPALPELRWFIVNGEVLPPELCTRWYARHPKAAIVNAYGLTECSDDNTHAFIGPDVHAQLEHGRLPVGRPLRNNTLYLLDAALAPVPPGVPGELFIGGTGVGPGYLRDPRRSSERYVPDPFSAVPGSRMYRTGDLARMRADGQLDFLGRQDHQVKVRGNRIELGEVETALRAVPGVGEAVVAVDRDHAGQQRLICYFTGTPTAEEVRTELGRNLPNYMVPSLFLHLPQFPLTVNGKLDRKALPDPATVHRPAGRLPVTPAERTVCEIFASVLGLQEAGMDDDFFAHGGHSLLATRLAGRIGTELGVRLGIRDLFETPTPAGIAARLAEAATAPARPALRPRSRDQH
- a CDS encoding amino acid adenylation domain-containing protein → MIPLSHAQQRLWFHARDGADGALYHIPVGLRLRGALDRPALRAALADVSGRHEALRTVFPDAAGRPHQRVLDPADATPTLTVTVCPPAERARRAAQASSRPFDLAAEPPLRADLFTDGDEEHYLLLVLHHIAGDGHSVNVLVRDLAAAYTARCSGRPPEWPELPVQYPDYALWQRELLGPAQDPASLHARLLTHWAAALDGLPEELALPADRPRPAVAGHRGALVEARTDAAVHAGLAALAQGGRATPFMAVQAAFAVLLTRLGAGTDLPLGCPVDGRDDEALTDLVGLFVNTLIVRADTSGDPAFTEVLARVRSAALETYAHQELPFESLVERLNPARSPARHPLFQVAVSAQRTEPQVPAFAGLAAQVEAVRTDTAKFDLTLEVEELHDPATGEPRGLALGLEYASDLFDGTTARRLLDRLVHLIGAVVREPGVPLSALDVLLPGERADLLEHWQGASVATDARTVHGAFEERAAAHPDRAAVLCAGRETTYAELGARADRIAGRLRTLGVRPGEAVAVLMDRSADLVAACLGILKAGAAYLPLDARAPRARTEAVITAAAAAVLVTDLPDGEPVPAGPRHVLRPDAAPADAAGDAAPAGPPGHPDALAYLMYTSGSTGTPKGVAVAHREVVALATDGRWRGGAHERVLFRSPHAFDASTYEMWVPLLNGGLVVVAPPGELDVDALARLMTEEKVTGTFLTATLFNVLADRCLPALGTLHEVMTGGEAASPSMVRRVREACPDTTVTNAYGPTETTTFAATFAVGPGQEAPGGQVPIGRPLDGTQLHVLDGRLGLVAPGVIGELYIAGAGLAQGYLGRAALTAERFVACPYGPPGARMYRTGDLARWNTDGQVEYLGRADRQVKIRGLRIEPGEIEHALACHPAVGQAAVTVVDTAAGPALAGYAVPAEGTPAPDPQELREHLRARLPDYMVPATLTLLDAFPVTANGKTDLTALPAPDPATAGTAGAHQEPRTDDERALCAIWEQVLGLPRIGVHDSFFDLGGHSLLATQLLAEVTARFGAAVGIRQFFTGPTVAELAAALPAAAAAGAGAEDPPIVRRARRTQTA